Sequence from the Bubalus kerabau isolate K-KA32 ecotype Philippines breed swamp buffalo chromosome 17, PCC_UOA_SB_1v2, whole genome shotgun sequence genome:
caggaagcaacagttagaactggacatggaacaacagactggttccacatgacaaaaggagtacgtcaaggctgtatattgtcaccctgcttatttaacttatatgcagactacatcatgagaaatgctgggctggaagaagcacaagctggaatcaagattgccgggaaaaacatcaataacctcagatatacagatgacaccacccttatggcagaaagtgaagaggaactaaaaagcctcttgagagtgaaagaggagagtgaaaaacttggcttaaagctcaacattcagaaaactaagatcatggcatctggtcccatcacttcatggcaaatagatggggaaacagtgtcagactttatttttaggggctccaaaatcactgcagatagtgactgcagccatgaaattaaaagacacttactccttggaagaaaatttatgaccaacctagatagcatgttcaaaagcagagacattactttgccgacaaagttccatctagtcagggctatggtttttccagtggtcgtgtatggatgtgagagttggactataagaaagctgagcaccgaagaattgatgcttttgaactgtggtgttggagaagactcttgagagtcccttggactgcaaggagatccaaccagtccatcctaaaggaaatcaaccctgaatattcattggaaggactgatgctgaagctgaaactccaatactttggccatctcatgcgaagagttgactcattggaaaagaccctgatgctgggagggataaggggcaggaggagaaggggatgacagaggatgagatggctggatggcatcaccgactcgatggacatgagtttgggtaaactacaggagttggtgatggacagggaggcctggtgtgctgcaattcatgggttcgcaaagagttggacacgactgagtgactgaactgaactgcctcatGTAAGGAGAACCATACAGATTGTGTCTTTCTGAAGACATCACTTAGTGTAATTTCACATTTCATCTGTCACTTCATATTTCAGAAGTCCCttgttttttaaggctgaataatactcaaTAGTATGTGTACAGCACATGTTAAcacattcatccattgatggacacttatttCTTCCCCAttattttggctgttgtaaaGAGTGCTGCTGTGAGAATGACTGCACAGATATGTCCTTGTGAtactgctttcaattcttttgggtgtaTAGCCAGAATTGGAATCGCTTGTTCATTCTGTTTTTGATATTTTGAAGTTTCCTCTATTGAATGTACCATTTTATGTTTCCTTCAAAGGTTCACAGAGTTCCAGTATCTCCACAACCACTTCAACATAATTTTACTTTCCATTTCATGTTTCGTAGTAGGTGTCCTAATGGATGTGAAGTAGTGACTGATTGTGGTTTTATTTACGATCATCTACTTCTTGTCCATTTGTGTGTATTCATTATTAAAATGTGTTTGGACTTTACTGGTGGTTccgtggttaagaattcacccgCCAACGcaagggacatggattcaatcccgggcccaggaagattccatgtgccacaggGCAGCTGAGATCTGCATCCGctgaagcctgcacgcctagGGCCTGTTTtgcaacagaagccactgcagtgagaagcctgtgcaccacatgCAGAGCGGcgcccactcgctgcaactagggaaagccttgtgcacagcaacgaagactcagtacAGCTATAAGTTAAAAAATTGTCTATGTTTACCACTTCTAAGTATTTTTTTAggttatttttctcattcttgagTTGTAGCAGTTCTTTATATATCTAGATACTTACCAAATATAcaatttgcaaatgtttttcttccattcagtgggttgccttttcactgttAGTTGTGTCTTTGCACAGaattttgtatctttatttttccttttgtttcctatGCTTTTCATGTcaacaccaaaaaaaattttcaaatccaatgtcatgaagctttCCCCCATGTGTTCATCTGTTTTATGAGTTTACATCTTACTGTTAGGTCACTGATCATTTCGAACTCATTTTTGGCCATAGTGTAAGAGTCCAACCTCATTCATGTAAATGCAGATATCCACTTTCCTACAATTTGTTGGAGAGACTGTCCTCCCATTGAAATGTCTTGGCActtttgttgattatttctttaaatatattggcTTCCAGTTCTGGGCACTCTGTTCTGCTTCCATGGTCTAAAAGTTTGCTTTTATGACAGTACCACagtgttttattactttttaaaattttatcacagtattgttgatttaaaatgttgtgttagtttcaggtgtacagcaaagtgaatcagctgtacatgtacacgtatccactctttttaagattccttttacagagtattgagtagagttccctgtgctacacaacagGTGATTACTAGTTATCTTCAAATGTAATTTTATGAAAATACTATCTTGATACACTTTAAAGTCCCTGGCTTTATGCTAGTTATTTCCTCTTTTGAAGCAGCTGATTGAGTCCACACCCAATCACTGCATATCAGACATTCACATTCTGGACTGCTATACGCCGTCCCTTATGTCCCAGGGCCAGAATACCAGGCAACTGAGACAGCCTCTGTACCCTTTCTCCTTGAAGTTATTCCAACTAGGTCATTCATGGGGAGCCTGGGAATCCTAGCTAGCCGCACCCCACTTGCTATATACAGGGTGCTCCTTACAGAGCAGGTTGCTTACCATGTCTCTGTACAGCATGTTGTGTGCCCCACGTGATGCCCTTATCCCATTCTAAGCCTGAAGGAATAGATTTCTGCCTTTTATCTAGCCGAGTGTCATCAAAAACATTTAAATCTTACAAAACGACTGCACACCAAGAAGAGTATTAGGAATGCAGTGAACACTGAAAATTATTCAGCCTAAACTGTTATTAGCCTAAACTGAAACAGCactcagttcaattgctcagttatatcccactctgtgacccagtggactgcagcatgccaggcttccctgttcatcaccaattgccggagcttgctcaaactcatgtccatcaagttggtgatgccacccaaccatctcatcctctgtcgtcaccttctccttcctgccttcaatctttcccaacatcagggtcttttcgatgagtcagttatttgcatcaggtggccaaagtattggagtttcatcttcagcatcagtcctcccaataaatattcaggatgaatttcctttaggattggctggtttgatctccttgcagtccaagggactctcaacagttctcacaacaccacagttccaaagcatcaattcttcagtgctcaactttatagttcaactctaacatccatacatgactactggaaaagccatagctctggctagatggacctttgttagcaaagtaatgtctctgctttttaatatgctgtctagggtggtcatagcttttcttccaaggagcaagcatcttttaatttcatggctgcagtcaccatctgcagtgattttggagattaaaaaaaaaaaaagtctctcactgtttccattgtttccccatctatttgccatgaagtgatgggaccggatgccatgatcttcgttttttgaatgttgagttttaagccagttcatcaagaggctctttagttcctctttgcattctgccataaggatggtgtcatctgcatatctaaggttattgatatttctcctggcaatcttgattccagcttctgttgcatccagcctggcattgtgcatgatgtactctgcatataagttaaataagcagggtgaccatatacaaacttgaagtactcctttcccaatttggaaccagtcagttgttccatgtctggttctaactgttgcttcttgacctgcatacaggtttctcaagaggcaggtcaggtggtctggtattcccatctattgaagaattttccagtttcctgtgatccacacagtcaaaggctttggtgtagtcaataaagcagaagtcgatgtttttctggaactcactttctTTTTTGAGATCCAATggagttggcaatttgatctctggttcctttgccttttctaaatccagcttgaacatctggaagttcacagttcacatacttttggagccttgcttggagattttgagcattactttgctaggatgtgatatgagtgcaattgtgcatagtttgagcattctttggcattgcctttctttgggattggaatgaaaactgaccttttcctgtcctgtggccactgctgagttttcaaaatttgctctcaaattgagtacagcactttcacagcatcatcttttaggatttgaaatagctcaactggaattccatcacctccactagctttgtttgaagtgacgcttcctgaggcccacttgacttcgcattccaggatgtctggctccaggtgagtgatcacagcattgtagttatctgtgtcatgaagatcttttttgtgtagttcttctgtgtattcttgccacctctttttatttttttttgaaaagcactTCACATTTAATGAATTTCCCAGCATGTGGCTTCAAGCCACCAGGACACAAGCCCCACCTACACCCTTAATTTTCTCCTCAGCTCTTCTGCTGAAGAATTTGGCCTTCACGATGACAGGCTGCTTTTGGAGCGTTCCTTTCCCCAGAACTTTGTAGTAACCTGATCGCACCACATCAATGATAGGAGCAACTCCTGTCTTGTTCTTGGCAGCATTTACTCGTGTCTGCTCACTAACCAAGGTCCACAATTTATCAAGGTTGATAGTCGGGCAGAAACTCTGGTTCCTCTTTAAGTGACAATGCCTCACACCAACTTTCCCCAAGTATCCTGGGTGATATTTGTCCAAGTTGATCCCGTGATGATGCATGCCACCAGCATCACCTTGGCCTCCCGGGTGTTTCCGGTGTTTGCCGATGCGGCCACGGCCATGGCTCACGTGACCCCTAAGTTTCCGGGTCTTCCTTAGTCTGGATGGCAGGTCGGCGGCCTCGACGAAAGAGCACCACCTCTTTTtagtatcttttgcttctgttaggtccataccatttctgtcctttattgtgcccatctttgcatgaaatgttcccttggtatctctaattttcttgaagagatctctagtgtttcccattctattgtttccctctatttctttgcattgatcactgagggaggctttcttatctctccttggtgttctttgaaactctgcattcagatgggtgtatctttccttttctcctttacctttagcttctcttcttttctcagctatttgtaaggcctcctcagacaaccattttgcctttttgcatttgttttctgggaatggtcttgatcactgcctcctgtacaatgtcaggaacctccatccatagttcttcaggcatgctgtctgtcagatctaatcccttgaatctatttgtcatttccactgtataatcattagggatttgatttagttcatacatGAACGGTccagtggctttccctactttcttcaatttaagccagaattttgcaataagaagttcatgatctgagacaccgtcagctccaggtcttgtttttgctgactgtatagagcttatccatctttggccacaaagaatataatcaatctgatttcagtattgaccatctggtgatgtccatgtgtagagtcttctcttgtgttgttggaagagggtgtttgccctgaccagtgcattctcttggcaaaactgttagcctttggcctgcttctttctgtactccaaggcccaacttgcctgttactccaggtatctcttgactttctacttttgcattccagtcccctaaaatgaaaaggacatcttttttgggtgttagttgtagaaggtcttgtagggtttcatagagccattcaacttcagcttcttcagtattactggttgggatatagacttggattactgtcatgttgaatggtttgccctggaaaggaacagagatcattctgtcgtttttgagattgcacccaagtactgcatttcagactcttttgactatgagggctactccatttcttctaagggattcttgcccacagtagtagatataatggtcatctgaattaaattatcctatttcagtccatttcagttcacggattcctaaaatgtcaacgttcactcttgccatctcctgtttgaccacttccaatttgccttgattcatggacctaacattccaggtttctatgcaatattgttcattgcagcatcagactttacttccatcaccagtcacatccacaactgggtgctgctTTCACCTTGGCtgatgtctcttcattctttctggagttatttctcccttattctccagtagcatattgggcacctacctacctggggaattcatctttcagtgtcagaAAGATGTCAGAACCTCCAGGGAATTTGAcgttggagg
This genomic interval carries:
- the LOC129632272 gene encoding 60S ribosomal protein L27a-like, coding for MGNTRDLFKKIRDTKGTFHAKMGTIKDRNGMDLTEAKDTKKRWCSFVEAADLPSRLRKTRKLRGHVSHGRGRIGKHRKHPGGQGDAGGMHHHGINLDKYHPGYLGKVGVRHCHLKRNQSFCPTINLDKLWTLVSEQTRVNAAKNKTGVAPIIDVVRSGYYKVLGKGTLQKQPVIVKAKFFSRRAEEKIKGVGGACVLVA